The DNA region GATCAGATATCAGAAGAGGtaaagttttatggtattttttaAATACAGGCTTGTTAATATATTGGTCAAATGAAGGTTGGCAACAGTCATGTTGGTTGGGCATTCTACTTTCTTTAGAAGTTGCATTGAAGAGGAAGATGTTAATCCATGGAAAAATCCTTTAAAATTGGAGGTTGGAAATGTCAACAACAAGCATTGTATGTGGTAGTTATTGCCGGAAGAAGAACATAACAATTTTCTGTTTAATGTTTAATTTATTCACTTTATGTGGTTTCTCCATAGATTAAGAGCATGCTTGATCCCTGTGACTGTGAGAATGAAAATGACCATAACCAAGATCATAGTGAGAGCTCGAGAAGAGATCCTTTCCAGGGAGATGACAGTGAGGTAAATATTATTTACTCATGCACTCCTTTTAATTCCACCCTTTTATATGTGTTTTTGATGAAGCATATAAGACCTAAAATTGATGATACTTTTCCTTCATTGTTCTTATTTTGGTTTAAGCAGTattacaactttttttttgcaacGAATATAAAAGTTTTACAAAGAGATGTTGATGTCCATATGACTCATTTGTAGAAGAATTAAATCAGTGCTTAGTCTAGTCAACCCTTGCCAGAGAATGATGCTTTGACTTAATGTGTCATATATGATGCAAAGATATTGAAAGAACTGTTTAAATTTTTATGAGTTGATAACAGTTTGATTGTTTTTTTTGCTTCTACTTTTGTAGttttgtgatattttttttcttacctaCGTTCTTGATGCCCTTTGAGAGCCTGCAACAGTATAAAAAATCAATCTTGCTATGCAGATGGCAGAATCTTCGAAGGGAGAATCAAAAGATAAAGAGTCTGGCAACAACAACGAACCACACCAAAAAGCATTAATGCTGAAAAAATCACCCAAGTCACGTAGGCTTGTTTTTCTGATACAAAATTAGAAGTGATTTCTATAGCACAATAGAGCCACCATCGGCAGAACTGCCATCGGGAGAGCCTCACAACCATGTGTACCTAAAACTCGCATAAGGGGTTCAtgactattttttaaagatCTACAAAGAGTTAAGTGTTCTTCGTAATCTACCCTCCATCAAGTCACGTTCAATAGATTTATGGTCCAAGTATCTAATTTTACTCCACTAAATCATTCTTTAAGATACTTCAATAGGTTTCACCAAAAAGGGTGATTGACATATTTCTTGATCGTAGAATAATAAGCATTAATTTTTGGAGGAAAATTAGATGAGATTCTGAAagtaaagaagaaaagagagattCCTCTAGGAACGAAGAGATTAACCAAATTAAAGTGGGCATTCAATCTCACAAGAAACTTTGAGGTGGTACATGCAACATACTCTTTTAATACAAGACAAGTACAGAGAATTGAGAAAAGGACAGATGAGATGCCTTCAAAATGGATGTGGAGATGCTGAAGGGTTTAtagtaaaataattaaagaaacattttaaaaaatatagttgTAAAACTGTTCAACTCTTGAAATATTAGTTATCGTGATTCTTTTTGGAGGAATGTATACTTCTTTTGACATTTAAAAGCAGATTATCAGATCTTTATAtatttaactttgtttttgaCGGGTTGGAATTGTTGCATATTAGTAGGAgtagggtcatttgcacttgtATCCTatttttgtgctggtctttaattttttatcctCAAGGTCAACAATTTTTTCACGGGACatgttttatattttcacatcataatatctcacaagttatgtCCTGCGCACTTAAAGAACTTATGACCCGCTTGattgataagaaaaaaaattaaagatcggcacatttgaagggcaaacatTAAAGATCATCCTACTTGAAAGACAAATTGTGCAATTTAGGCAtagcaataattttttttgtgcggatttctcttcttttggggtggtctttaatttttgcccctcaaattggtgtctttaattttttcccttcgcctaataccccgagttATTTGTTCGACcccgataaaaaaaaaaaaaaaatgtgagagATTTGGATCGCAAGACAGAATTTTGctttcaaaactctgccttaaggtagagtttgaagtAGGCAAAACTccgccttgcgattttttttaattttttattgagcGAAAGTTCAAACTcgaaatcaaatttttttctagCGAAGtgccaaaattaaagaccacccctgcTAACGACAATCATGCAAATTGCGCGTAGGAATATGCCAAGTTTCTGAGGTACAAACCTTACCATGGCCCATGGTTTTCTTGACAACATTGTTTACATTAATTCGTTGAAAGAAAAGCCAAAAAAACAATAAGGGAAAAGGACTTGACGGGACCCTTTCGACGAAAGTTGGTTAGTGATGGGTCTTTTTTCTGGTCTTACATCAATTACTTCCTGAGCTCGAGTCCGTGGTCCCTTCTGTGGATTAGatttgggcaatttgcacgattgtcccaATTACGggttagtctttaatttttgtcactcAAATTGCTGGTTCTTAATTTTTGCTTTTCGCCGAAAATATCTCAAGTTATGAATTCGAACTCCGTTTCAGTCGAAAAAAACCGCAAAACAAtgtttcgtagcaaaattaggcgtATTGGAGCAAAAGTTAAACCTCAGAATTCCAAatacagtaaaaaaaaatcttgtccctttataagacttttcacgaagccttgccttgcgattttttttttgactgagcggtgGTTCGAATCCAGAATCTCGGATATTGTCaatcacttttttaagcgaagagcaaaaattaacgACCAACAATTTtaggggaaaaattaaagaccagtccatttgaaggacaatcagTGTAAAGAAATGATTAGATTTACGTAGTATTCATGCACTTTAATTTTCAGTTGTTATTATGAAAAAGAAACGAGTACACAACAAGGATGGCGAGTTTAATACGTTGTTGCCTGGGAATTAAGCAAGGGGTGtgaaaatgattaaaaaataatcagAACTTCGGAATTCAGCCAAACGCTAAGAAGGAGAAATCTGATGGCGACCCTAATGCCTCCTAACATTACATTAGTATGACttcttttttattgttttatttagtTAAAATAAGACTTAAGATCTTAATTTGTCTTATATGGTTACTTAATTATATTGGTGTCAACATTCTATGATGGTAAATTTTTTATGTTGTATAATGAAAAAACTCTCATATCGGTGGTTAATGAGATAGGTGGGCTAACATACAGTAATCTTATCCCCGTAGTTATTTTTGGTGTTAAGTTGTGCCCATGATCCATTTTTTTTACATGGTATTAGCAGGACCCATCTCATTCGATGTTGAGCCCCCAAATTAAATTGCTTACACATCAGATGTACAGTCCTGAGCGTGAGGTGGGGTgttgaaacatgaaaaaaatcTCACATTGATGGTTAATGAAATGAGTAACCTCCTTATATGAACTTGGGCAAACCTCCCCTCACGAGCTAGCTTTTGGAGTTAAGTTAAGCCTATGATTCATTTCTTTACCTTTTACTCTAGAAGTACTATCCGTCGATTGCTAGAATACAAAAAAAGGGAGAGACTTCTAGCCTCCTAGTAATTCATTACTCAATACTCATCTAACGCGAAGAGAGGACACGGAGCTCGTGTCCTCTTATTTTACCAATCTCGTTCAATTAATGTtgaattgattctatttggCCAATTCTTTTGACCTGATCACTATACGGAAGTGCATGCTTTTGAACCAAGAAAGGAACACTTGTTGATTGCAATTTCAATGGACCATGAGCTCATGAGGTTGCTTTGACTAGGATACACTTCATCCGTGGGCTGCTTTCAATTGCTAGCAATGCACGTcgaaagaatattttgacaaTATTTTATTCTGGCAAAACAGCACAAGCACGATTAAATCTGGTAAGTGACCCAAAACTATATATTAGTTTAATCTGCACTTCAGATTCTTATAAGCAAAGAAGTAAAAGATAAACAGAAAAGTATATTGTTAATTACTTTTTGACCACAGAAAAGTTAGCACCATACTAACTACAAGGTGACAACAACTTGTGGTTGATAACATGAATTTATATGCGGTACGCTGTTTTAGCACTTCAATTCAGTCAAAGGAAAATTAAAAGGGAACGATATACAGAGAATTCCCTGTAAGGTAAGTGGATTTCCACAGATAGATGAGTCACAATAGACATTAGATGGTAGAGATTAAACTTCACAAAGCTCACCTATtgagaacaaaaaaaatgattttttttttcctaacgATGATTTGTTCGGCGGAAAAAGGATTAGTTATTACTTATATTTCTTGGCATGAAATGTGGGAGAGTAACTGTTGGAAAAATCTAACAGATTCAGCATTAGCCACGTTAACTCACAAGCATGCactaattttttgtttatttctcTTTAGTGGAACCTTTGACACTTTAGGAGTCTGCTATATCATCTTCTTCTAATAGTTTTATTTTACTCTTTTGACACTGGTTGTGGGTCACCAACTAACCAGTGCACTAACGCCCCTCATTCTCAGGAACAAAAAAACGACCTAAACCCTTTTAATTCATTACACTTGTTACACATGTACATTATCTTGCTATTAAGTATGGCAAAAAATAAATGTTGGTTAACAAACTTGGAGCAAATAAGATTCCCTTACTGGAGCATGAGCATCCATTTGAATCTATCACGAGGATATTTTTGTAGTAGCTGTTTAGGTTCTACTATTTTGACAAATATTTACAATATCCTTTTAGAATAGAATAATATAGAGTAATAGTATGATGTAATGGATTCATGTTAATGCAAAGTACTAGAGACCCATCACTCGATAAGGCGTCTAAGAGGTCGTTCAAAATCCATGCTTAAGTAGTAAGTACTCTTGAAGCAGAATTGGTTTAAGgtttatgagaaaataatattCGTCatgaatttaaaattaaatattcatGATCTGCATCTCGTACCACAATAGGTACTTcattccaaaaagaatgacattatTTGGTTAATAATCATGTAAAAATATGATacctttcaaaatttgaaaataattttattgaacatctcattttaccttaaatgacaaatttatatttttcatacGATATCTCTGCCTTTTAAAACTCTCTTCAAGAGTTGGTTTATTTATGTCTCCTCCACAAATCAAATTAAGTTAACACCTTGCTGAAGTATAACTTTTGATTCTTTCCGAATCCTTTCTCTTATATTTAGGCCTccggttaaaaaaaaaatgaaattgtatggagtaatataaaaaagggaaaagggtcaaatatacccctctactttagtttattagttaaatataccctccgttagccaaagttgataaatatacccctcccgtTAAGAAAGTATTTATTTATACTCTTCAGTTAACATAAATCCCCAATTCCACCTTAAATTACCCaatttcactaaaaaaaaaaaaaaaaaaacatacccGATCCGACCCGAccgacaaaaatatttttttcacccaaatatacccctgtacgaCCTTAACACTCAGTCCATATTAAACATTAGGGTTGGCTGAAGTTTTCCCTTCCATTATTTTCTTTCCCTCTCTTCAAGTTTTCTCTTCCATTTTTTCCAAACGAACCATCAATGTGTTAGGAGGGAGAGCATGTAAGTTCTCCTCCATATATCAATTATAGTAATTTGCATGAGATAAAAGTACAAGCAGTAAGCAGGTGCAACAAATTGATAACAATATGCAGTTTAACAACCAAGCAGCACGTAGCTTTTTCCATTTCCATGCTAATTAATATGACATTTTCAATCTAGCCATTGCATCATTGTAAAGCTAAGCTTGAATAATTTCAATGCAACTAACAGAGGATAGAGGTCACCAATACTTGAAGACGTAAATCAATGCAGCAGAACTATGTCAAAAAATTACCAAAACCAGCAAGCCAAAACTAAACCAAAATATGAACCAAAACTGGACAAACACACTCCATAACTGGACAGAACCAGCACCACTAAACAatttttcacaaccaaaagTGATGGAAGGAAAAAATGGAAGAGAAAACTTGAAGAGAGGGAAAGAAAATAATGGAAGGGAAAACTTCAGCCAACCCTAATGTTTAATGTGGACTGAGTGTTAAGGTcgtacaagggtatatttgggtgaaagaaatatttttgcgGGTCGGGTCGAGTCggatatgatttttttaaataaaattaggtaATTTAAGGTGGAATTGGGAATTTATGTTAACTGAAGGGTATAGATAAATACTTTCTTAACTATGATATTTATCAACTTTGGATTAACTAAAAGATATTTAattaataaactaaagtagaaggatatatttgacctttttccctataaaaaaagaaaaaagaaaaagcagcAGTTGAACTGTAGAGGGAATGCGCGGAGTTGCAGAGGCACACACGATGGAAGTTAAAATGAATAGCACTCCTCTTGTCCATTTTATCGTGGCACACGCTgatttttagtttgttttttgTAAAAATGTCTATCTTTTTATACTTAAAAATAGTATaattttatgtattagtatatttatttttaaaaaaatttaatgctcaGCGTTATATGAATTAGGACAAAAGAGTAGCAAAATTAGAAGTCTCTAAAGGAGGTCCACATGCCACCTTCTGACTTCCAGTCTCTTACCTGGTCCTGCAAACGTAAAGTTATAACTCAAGACTCCCTCAGTTCGATTTACGTGGCttaattggaattttgaatatcaatcaagtttttttaaatgaaaattttatattgtattttttaattaagttattaattattgtaatttataatactttttatgtaatttctaaatgtaacaattttattttaaaaattttaaacttctacacagttaaaatttaaaaatttgaatatcAAAATTCCAACTAACCAcgtaaattgagacagagaCAGTAACTACTTACTTCcttcatctcaatttatgtgacagtTTTTACTTCTCGATATTCAAAGTACATGaactttgatcaatattttaagatatatttttttcaccaaattgatttgggaaaaatttataattttttatataatttttaaatatataaatttcaatcttaaaatattaaattaatttaatttaatttaattttaaaatttgattaaattgactattaaaaagtgaaaagtgtcCAGTAAATTAGGAAAGAGGATGAATAGGAATCCTACCCCCTCCCCCGGTTTTTGTGCAGGAGCAAGGCTTTGACAACAAATAGCCCATATAGGCTCAGGTTGTGGTTTGGCAGATCTATTCTTTTCTCTTACGTCTCTCCTATTTAAAGCTACCCCGTCCATGCTTTCTTCACACGCTCCCCCTCTAATTTCATTAACCACCAAATTTACCTCATTTTCTGCCACGCCTCATTACATCATGATTTTCCCCAGCAACTACTACTTCTTCcatctctttatctcatataATCTCCACATTTAACGCGAATAAATACATAACTGAAAACCGTGCGTGGTTTTTCTTCCCATATTAGTGATTGAATTTCTTTCTCACATATCTGGAATCTTCCCGTACATTTTGCATCGGTAAGCGTGAAGAGTGTGACAGAGTTCTCTCTGCCCTTCATTCTTTTATTATTGGTTGACAAGTCAGTTTCCAGTAATCTCAATCACATCCAACCCACTTCTTCTATTGAAATAAATCAccattattactactactactaccacgaagaaaataattttttgtgcaTTTTGATATAGCTTGCACTTTGCTTTATCAATGGGGAATTGCCAAGCGGCAGAAGCAGCAACAGTAGTGATTCAACATCCAGGCAACAAAGTACAGAGATTTTACTGGTCTGTAAGTGCACATGAAGTTATGAGTTCAAATCCTGGCCATTACGTGGCCCTTGTTATCTCTTCTCCAACTGAGAGAACACACAATGGTTCGCCCGTGAGACAACTCAAGCTTCTCCGACCGGGCGATACTTTGCTTCTTGGACAAGTTTACCGACTCATCAGTTTTGAAGGTAAAATAATAGTCCTtgtgtctcaatttatgtgatactttcaagagtatttttttattttgaccgTGAATTTGAATATACAAATTTTAACTTTAGTATTAcgtaaaaattaatataagtcacaataattaataatttaaaatatttaaaggacATATAAATAAATTGCGGACagagattttttttgtttgagtcTTGAAATCCGAACTttattacataaattgggacaaggGAGCATATAGTGTGTGACtatgtttttctttcaaagagtAATAttcttttctcaattttttccttaatcattaattgatcattttttttctcaGATGTACTGAAAGAGTTTGCTGCAAAGAAGTGTGTGAAACTTGGCAAGTTAATAAGGGAAAGTGGAGGCCTTGTTCTTGATTCAAAGAAAATCTCAACAAATGCTCCATCAGTGAACGCCAAGCCCAGATTAATGAATGGAATCCCATCTAAGGTAATTAAATTTTTGCAATTAGgactattttgattttgatgtgTTTAAGTCACTTTCAACCTTTTAAATATACCCAACGACCAACTGAATACAAACTTAATTACTGTTTGGTTTTACTCTTCTTATATGCATTCATTTATTAAAATGatactataagattttgttATTTAAAGTCTGGAATGTTGAGTAAAAAATTGGGTTGCAATTTAGGATTCTATTGTATTTGATCTAAGTAGATTTTGGTGATGCAAAGTAAGATTTTGATTACTTCCTTCAGTTGTCGTATACAGTCAATAAAGCATCTTTCCCATACGTAAAGTTGAGTTCATTAAAAGAAAAGCTTATAACTTGATAAATACGTAATAAAACAGAGACATCTTTTGTACTACCTTGGATGGTGATATTGGGCCTGCTTTCAAGTGTGTCTATTTTCCCTATGAAGTATGCCAAGTGAGATTATTATTGCACCTACGAGGCCATGATTATCTGAGATTTGATAGGAATTGGCATATTTGGTTGTTAGAATTATTTGCCTAACTACATTATTTTACATATCCCTTAAATAATTGCCTCTATAAATAAACAGGGGATAAAATTTGTTAGGTAACCATCCTAAAAATGGTTGCCTACTTATTTCTGCTagtcaattatttttaatatataccGTCACATTGAGGTTGTTAGAGGTGCATTTTAATGCACGATTTTGAAAGTTGGTTAATTGAACTTTTTTAAGGAATATGTATTCTATCAATTTAGGCAGATGAACCTAGCTATCTTTTCTATGCAATAATTAAGCTAGCTCAACTgaagtaacatatatattagTGGGACAACACTAGGGTAGGCAAAGATCAAAATTAGGTTACGATACAATTATAGAGGAGAAAGGCTGGCTAGAATTatgtttcttttcattttttgcttACTTGGTTTTGTTAACTGAATAATGGAAACCATGTGCTTTTCCTTGGTTATTATGGAAAGGTATAGTGGAATCTCTATAAGAAGCCATTAATAGGTGTATAGTGAGAATATCTCtcttgatcataataattatatgttTTTAAGTCCACTTCCCAATTTTGCGGGCTTTACCTCTGTCGATCATAAAGGGAATCACATGGGCATTTTATATTCATTTTGGGAGTTGGAAGagaaattaaagaatta from Lycium ferocissimum isolate CSIRO_LF1 chromosome 2, AGI_CSIRO_Lferr_CH_V1, whole genome shotgun sequence includes:
- the LOC132046767 gene encoding uncharacterized protein LOC132046767, which translates into the protein MGNCQAAEAATVVIQHPGNKVQRFYWSVSAHEVMSSNPGHYVALVISSPTERTHNGSPVRQLKLLRPGDTLLLGQVYRLISFEDVLKEFAAKKCVKLGKLIRESGGLVLDSKKISTNAPSVNAKPRLMNGIPSKMEHHETYQQGSSSSSGQRSVGRHNGGGQWKPALQSIAEIGT